Below is a window of Humulus lupulus chromosome 9, drHumLupu1.1, whole genome shotgun sequence DNA.
cagcggctgggctgctctaatccgggcacaaaatggactaccactcctgtggtctacaaCATCCATTCTGaaaaggtcgttttgacaaaccttgaacTGGAGCCGCTAGCGCATCAAGCTAGGCTTGGATGGATGGAGCAATCGACGATGTTCCAAGGTTTTGACCTCCTGGTCGGGCATTTCCATTTGgagcactgtcgtcaagtatttctatttgactggcagggcgggtcaaatcttgcccttcgaccgggacggtcttCCTCTTGTTGGTGACAATGTCATCCTTCTGGGAAGTGCGTCCTCCTAACCGATCAAACATTGTGCTCCTAGATTTCTTAGAAGGCTTACCACGTGggacctgctctctcccactGCGCTATTGGCTGGGATGTAGTGGTGGCTTTTCGGTACGgctcgggcagtcttttcctccttgctgGTCAATGCCTtccctttatttttcttttgaccGGTCGGTCTGATGACTATCCCCCTCATCTCGACCATGTCCATATTTGTAGCTAGGAGTTTTTTTATCTCGAGGAGCTTTGGTTTGGTTGTTTCCGGGCGGAGTGTGCTTACTATCCGATTGGTAACTCTCTAATCAGGAGGTTTCTGACTGGTGACTTCTGGAAGGGgttttagagttctccctttgtgttGATGTAGTTCTAGAGCGGACTCCGTCATCTGCCCAACCAGTTTGATTGCTTCGACTCCGGTCTGGTCCCCGAGAGTCCGTCCTTCCAGTAGGGGACTTCCGACTAGCGTTGTCCTTTCGTGTTCCTTGGGTCGTTGTTCGTGCCgtagcttgagcattggcttgggccaattgggtagttgcttctagagcaagtgctgcttcacgatgtctctggTCAACTTCCTCTTGCCGTTGTCTGATCTCttcacttctggcctccatatcacgCCTTTGCTattctaacgcagctctctgcctatCCATCTCTTCAacgaaagactcctgccgagcattaaattgcatcatctcctcttggaaactccccatggcctcctggagttgTTTGACATCTAGagttgtctcctcgagaaagaccctaggCTTAGTCTCAGGGTTCtgaggtccaggaccttctgtTCTAGCAGACTCTTTTGACGTACTTGGCTTTTTAGAGGCCATACTAGTATTCTTGGGAGCCATATTGGTAGGGCAGtgtatttcttctattcaggctctcaacgagagcaccaaaaatgttgaccacaattttggccaacgacgagtagacgtcaaaactacagtaagccttgaatagaaaataatgacaccaataattttataatggttcagccccaattttttggtaatagcctaatcctcTTGGATTTGTGATATATGtggcctacacttaagatcagatggacctgagccaactgagtttcttaagtgtaagtagacaGAGTTTCTTTCTCtaaagaatacaagctttctccctctaagctctcttagaaaatgccccaagaatgccccaagtaacaatccCAAGTTCTCAAAACCAGAGAGTCCCTTTTTCTTTCAAAAGACCAGCCccttaaaatgatgccatgaactctttatttataggctcatggatcgtacatgaaaaatatcctgttttgacggggtccttggttgtttcaaccaactttaattaataaaataataaataaatccaaattacaataatatagctattacttcgggatatctgagagattcgcgCGATAGTTACGagtgattcgggttgaagttgttactgagattctataaagaagtcactgggcagtTAACTCCTTAGATTCTGACACATCCAGTCGGCTACTCCTTCAATTTGACATagctggtcggatgaaacccaCCTATGAGATGACTGGTCGGCTATATCACATTACTGAAgtgactggttggccaaaacactttactgggaAAATACTATTTTCTGAAGTGACTGGTTGGACATAATTTTTTATTGGTCGATCAAGAACCTTACTGGTCGGACAAAAACCTTACCTGGTCGGTCAAATTACTTCCTGACTAGATAAATCAAtttcatgaccagtaatatcacaactccaaagattaatttccaaccttttcacttctttagtgaacacatttattgactattactgtgtcatttactgaccatgcattgccacttgtcccatcctattgccacgtcatcgaacgaaattttgggataacataaTGTAATATGGTTGTTGGATATATGATTTTAACTCCTATTATGTGTATGGagattacaaaatcaagtggaaaGGACTTTGAAACTTTTTGGAAATTTGTGAGAATTTGGGAGGCTGAAAAAGAACTGTGGTCGCGACCTGGGGGACAGCGGCCAGGCTTGTTGACATCCAAATTCCAATTCTCATTTTCATTTTTGAACGTTTCTAGCaccccaagtaactcccaaatcttcattttaattctacAAACACCCAATTAAACATTGGCAACAGCCAAAGaggttggtagaatttgaaattcaaagggtgtctcaaaactctataaatgggagcctaatgctcacttgtaaggcaCACAATTTCTATCCAGTAGAGCACTttgctagaaatacaccaaaaaaCTTGTTTATTCCCACGGGATATTTTcatttgtgagagttcccttagtgcttgagatagaaagaaataagtttttggacaaaggttgtaaaccttgctcaagttggtgatccccattgctcttcactttggttatgTGAGTAAGTATAGCTTTTCTACTTTGTTCTTATCATTGTCTTATTTCTTCTATTACTTTTGTTAcatctttcttctttttctttttatatttaattgtatcTTTTGCTATAAAATTGTATTTCCATTTACATCTCTTAGTCTACAtgttctagtttatttgtatattttgttatATAGTTGTTGTTTCTAGTATTCTATTCAtcctctatttacttgtatttttgcaatagaattataattttatttaatcactCATCTTGTGAGCtggattttttatttgttttgccTAGAATTGTACTTTGTTTTTACGATTTCTATTGGAAATATTACCAGCTCTAACTGTGTTTTATTCCCCAGTGACACCAAAGACCAGCACTTACAACGGTGAACTAAGGTAATAGTCATatacttattttttgtaattaaaagactttttttttaaaaatatatatatattatttcacaaaacaTATTTAAAAATCACGGCCATAATTATTCTAAATTTAATTGAGGataattgacaaaaaaaaaacgaATATTCTCTCAAAATAGCTTAAACATAACATAATAAATTATTGTTGCACCAGATAAACACAAAACAAGCATACTAATACTTTATACTTGAGTTATTTAAGATCGGGTTTATTTCAGCACATATTCTGAATctttatgaaaaatattatttaggTCCCCAAATTTTATTTTGCATCAATTTTGTCCTAATACTTACTAAATGTGTATCATATAAATCTTTTTTGTTGGAATTTTATTTTCAGAATACACATTAAAAAACGATTTAGTACTATTAATAGACACGTCTACAGAGAGTAACTCCATCCCCAATAGAAACAAGAGACGATTCAATTCGAGGATCATTGGCTATGAAGGTATTGAAATCTTGTGTATCATTTCTTGCTTTGATTAGCATATCACGACTGGGATGATCATTAAGATTTTGGTGCAATTCCTCCAATGTTTGTGCCACTGTTCCAGACCATAAGGTGTTGTCATATGCTATTACTCCACCAATTTTAACCAACTTTAGAAGTTGCTCATGATATTTCTTGAAATCCACCTTCATAGCATCCACAAATGCAAAATCAAACGTACCTATTTCCTTTTCCTGCATTAATTAGGTTTTCATTATTTATCTACATGCATGAAATGATTTAACTTGACTTAGTGTTTATATACCAAGAATGTCTTGTAAAATgtgtataaatatttttttttaaatgttaatttACAAAATGATTTATAAAAAACAAACTGTGCAAAATAGTTTTCTTTGTGTATTTTATACTCTCAAATTAACTTAGGTGTCCTGCTTGAATAATCATTTtacaaaaagtaaaataaataaataaataatgtagaaccattttacaaaaagtaaaaaaaatatattatttttctaaatacattaaaaaaaatatatgagaaCTGCTAAGGGACACTAGTAGTGAAAATAGTTTACTCGATGCATTTCATACTCTCGAATTAACTTAGGTACCATGCTTAAAgaaccattttacaaaaagtaaaaataaaataatgttatttttctaaaaaacattaaaaaaaaatgagaattgTTAAGAGATACTGGTGTTGCTTAACACCACCTAACACTATAAACTACTATTAGTATAAGTGTTGTTGAACTGATGTATCTTaacaatagttttttttttccctatgtatataaatatagatGTTTTTAAGGAGGAAATAttgatatataaaaataaattctaATAAAAATatagtaaaaataaaaataattggtGAAAAAATAATGTAATAATGTATCATCTTAGCAAAATAacatatgttattttttttttaaatatggacATACTTATCATCTTATTATGCATTCATGTACAGTCAATATTCTAGGAATTTTACAATAAATTTATTGACataaactattttacaaaacaatttttttaggATTAATTTGCAAAGGAATAAGGATGAGTGTACTTACGTTGTTAATGAGATCATTAAGAACAGAGTAAGCATCAGAGTTAATGAAGTTAATTTTGTTATCAACCCCTGCCTTTTTAATAAACTCCAATCCAAAATCAAAGGCTTCTCTATTTGTATCAATGGCTACTATCTACAAAAGCCACCCAAAACACATTATAATACTCACAAAACagctataataatattttaatatatatagataaattatgacataataaagAGTAATTGGTGAAAATATACTCTCTATTCTAATGTCACTTTGCAAAATGGTTCTtttataacttttttttaaaaataaataactttcaAACAAAAtattgaattattttttaaaaaaaagtgttGATTGTGTTCGACAGAGTATTCAATGTGTTTGAAAAACTgtttctgcaaaaaaaaaaattattgaacaCAATTATATGCttgagaaaataattttttagttattttcttttgataattCTTAATAAATAGGAAAAGCATTTTAGGGGAGAgtctattaaaaaaattaatttagaatCTTTTCACTATTTACtcgtatgtgtgtatatatatatatatagaagaaatATATATTGAATTTACATGTCCATCAGCAGGCAGAGCAAGAGCAGTAGTAAGAAGAGAATAGCCAGTAAAGACTCCAACTTCAATAGTCCTCTTTGCATTCATCACTTTCaataacattgacaaaagctgtCCTTCATCCACTGGCACACCCATCACGCTATAACAccatttttatataattaagtttttttttctatatataattTGGTTATAATTAATTagcacataaatatatatatatatatattttaaaaaacctGCTTTGATTATAGTTCTTGACAGTCGCTTCTCTCAGCTCTTTCAATTGCTCATGTTCTCTTCGATAAGAGTTTGTTTGAAAGATGTACTgatcaatataaaaaaaatattaataattaattgaTGCATATGTATGTATTTGGGTTTGTTATTCGTacaaagaaaagtaaaataaaatttaaaaatgattaCCTCTAGAAGGGCTGGGGTTTTGAGGATGTTCTTCTCCGGTTCGCCTGCCATCTTTTAAGGTCAAtgataagaatttttttttttttttttaataatgaatgATAAGAAGTTAGGCAAGCTTGGGTTCTTC
It encodes the following:
- the LOC133801268 gene encoding caffeoyl-CoA O-methyltransferase-like isoform X2: MAGEPEKNILKTPALLEYIFQTNSYRREHEQLKELREATVKNYNQSSVMGVPVDEGQLLSMLLKVMNAKRTIEVGVFTGYSLLTTALALPADGHEKEIGTFDFAFVDAMKVDFKKYHEQLLKLVKIGGVIAYDNTLWSGTVAQTLEELHQNLNDHPSRDMLIKARNDTQDFNTFIANDPRIESSLVSIGDGVTLCRRVY
- the LOC133801268 gene encoding flavonoid 3',5'-methyltransferase-like isoform X1 yields the protein MAGEPEKNILKTPALLEYIFQTNSYRREHEQLKELREATVKNYNQSSVMGVPVDEGQLLSMLLKVMNAKRTIEVGVFTGYSLLTTALALPADGHIVAIDTNREAFDFGLEFIKKAGVDNKINFINSDAYSVLNDLINNEKEIGTFDFAFVDAMKVDFKKYHEQLLKLVKIGGVIAYDNTLWSGTVAQTLEELHQNLNDHPSRDMLIKARNDTQDFNTFIANDPRIESSLVSIGDGVTLCRRVY